Genomic segment of Chiroxiphia lanceolata isolate bChiLan1 chromosome 18, bChiLan1.pri, whole genome shotgun sequence:
CTGGCAGGGGAGGTGCCAAACCCACCGTGGTGAGAGCGGGTCAGAAGCTGGAGGGTGTGGGACTGAAATTCCCCTGGAGCGCCAGCGAGGCTGCCTGCGGGAAACCTTCAAAATCTGCTCCTTGGAAACAAGTCTGTTATGTGGTAAATGCTTTCTAGTTATTTCTCTTCCCTGGCTTTTTGTGCTCAGTCTGTTTACACGCAAATTGGCATTTGCTGCCCTGGCTGATCATTCACCCGGATCCAATCTCACCCGTCTGGtctctgtgctggctctggcCACCTGATGTCACCACAGACGAGGGCAGTGTCACTGGAAGGGGCACCACAGACTGCTCCTCCACCTCAGGCGCCCGGTTCCAGGGCACCCAGGTGCTGTGGGTCCAGCCCTCATGCAGGGAAACCCCACCAGAAACATGGGAATGTGCTGCCAGCTTGAGATGAAAATGGCGTGGAGTTTATTTGGACTTCTGTCACATCAAAAGGGCCCTTGTTTGAATTCTTCTGcctttagcctggagaagaagaaggggaaagatTGGCTCCTATTAATAGCCTCGCATCCCACAAGATCCGAGCCTCACAAGAAGCCATGAAAGACTGCGGCATCTGATTCCCTGAATAAATAAGGTAATTTAGGAAGAAGTGTGTGCTCAGCAGCCTTCATTACTGCCTGCTCGAGTTCGGTGGGAGATGACAGTGACAACTCATTTTGCTGTCCCAAggtcccagaggagctgtgctgcaccCGAGAGCCACCAGCACAGGCAAGGGTACTGCCTCCCCCCCAGAATTCCTGATGCTGCAGCTAACACCCCCAGGACTGTCACAGAGGGAGTGGAAGGAGCACCCCAGCAAGGTGATGGGCCAGCAAAGCTGggacacagctcctgcaggaatGCCAAGGGACGGGAGCTGGTGACAGGGCAAGGCGATTCTCAGGAAAGCATCTGCATCAGGAAGGagccagcagggagcaggagtgTGGTGGGGCTCTGGTCCTGCATCCTCGGGGACTGAGGGGGCAAAGCCACCAGGGACCCCCCTCCCATAGGGAAGGGCCAgggcctggccatggcaggaaTAGCTGCTGCCCATCTGCAGGCCCCTGGCATCATCCCACACCAGAATTTTTCTCCTGGGGACTGTGGGGTGTGCAGAGGGGGGTCCCACTGTGCCAACTGTGGGTAGAGCCCATGGGGACACTGGCCACAGGCACCAGCCTGGGATTATCCAGGGTGCAGGGAGGGGTCTGACCCCAGTCCGCAACGCACGTCCTGGCGACACTCAGATTTATGCCAGCTTTCCCTTAAGCAGATTTTCAGGCTCTAAGTGTCAAGTTTAATCCCAACACCAAAGGGTCGTGTGGCAGCCGGTGCCTCTGGCTGCGTCATCACCCCACACGCAGATGCTGGGACTGAGCTGCCCTTTGCATGTCGGGCTTGAGGTCACCAGGGCCACCAGTTGTACCATCCCTAAGGTTCTGGATCTGCCCTTGTGCCAGCACACAAATCCATGGCTGTCTGGTCTGGAGTGAGGCTGTGGGAAAGGTCGTGGGGGAAAGGAGCCCCTGGTCACTGTGGAGCAGAGCCGTGTTCCCGCTGCACatgcaaacagcaaaacagaaggaTCTGCAGGATCATAACCCATCCTATCTGCAGTCCCATATGCCAAACAATTAATCTCCTCTCTCAGTGCCCTTGTAAAGCACACCAGTAAATTACCTTCATTTCACAGCTGAGGGAACTTGGTTCCAGTGAGGCCACTGCCCGAGGCGCGTGGGAGTGGCCACGGGGCTGTCCATGAGTGGGTCAGTGGGCACATCCACCCAGGTGGTTGCAGGTCCCCCAGGGCAGCCTGCCCGGGGGAACAGGGACAATGCACAGAGAGATTTACACATCAAAAAGCACAGTGAATAAACCCTCAGTGACCTCAAAAGCATCTTTCTGCTAAAATGCATTCCCATGGATTTAGCATCTGCAGCTCAACTTGACCCTGGGGGCTTGGAAGAGGCACCTCCAATGGAAGGGAGTAGCAGATCCCCTAGAAGCAACATGCATTCCATAAGGGAATCAGAGCAAATTCAGGCACCAAAATGCCGTTACTGTGGGAAGGGAATGGCAGCGTGTGGATCTGCAGCAGccaccctccctgcaggagcagagccatTGTCCTTCGGAGCCCAGGTCGGTGCCCCGAGGGATGATAACGGTTAAAGTGCCCCATTTCTCATTCCACACGGCCTCTACCTTTGGAGCTCATCTGGGCAGATAATGGACTTTGCTTTCTGACTTAATCTGCTGTAAATCTCTCCCGTAATTGCTTATCATCCGGAAACCTGGAGACAGCCAGGACAGACATTCCCCCTGTGCGATACAGCCgtcctctctctccctgtcctcatcctgctgccagcctgtGCCCAGAGCCCTCAGAAAACCTAGAGTGTCCAGCAAACCCAGACTCCCCAGAGCACCCAGTACATCCAGCACACCAGAACACCCAATGCACACGGAGCATCGGAGCACCCAGTATGCCCAGTACACCCAGTGAACCCCTGCACCCACTCGCCTCCCCGTGAGACACATCCAAAATCTGCAGCGGCATGAACGGCAGTGAGGAAGCTCTCGATGGGAACTGAGGTGGCAGCTGTCCCGTTCAGCCCCCAAAATGAAAGGGCTCTGTCCCCATCACAGTACCCCAGCTTCTTCCACCCCTGAGAGAGCCGAGGGCTCTGTTGGGAAGGCAGCTCACGCAGGTCAGGGTGTAGGTCAGGGGCTCGCAGCACCCAAACCCCTCACAGCACAGAGGCTGCCTGGGCTCTGACCCGGGGCACAAGCCCACCTCAGGAATTCGGTGTTGGTGGGGGCTGCAGAGTCTTTGAGTTCAAAGCGCCTCTTACGGCAGCTGTGAGCGGCATTTTGTGCTCGTGCTGGCGAAGGAGCAATCCCGTCCTGCAGGGGAAGACGTCACACGCGGAGAAGGTTGCTAAGCGAGCTGGTCCCTCCTCATGATGCACGACTTCATTACGCGGCTCCCTAAATGGATGTTACACACCAATGACATTTGCCTTAGAGCATATGAAGTCCCAAAATAGCGGGCGGCTCTCCGCATTATTGGTTTGGTTTCCTGAAGAATGTCCCTATTGTCTGCGGGGCTGTGGTGCCCCATGGCTGGTAGAACTCTTGggtggggtggcaggagggatgggaacCCCCAAACCAGCCAAACTGTGCCCGGGGTGCGAGCGATGGGGGATCCCAGGGTGGCCCCATGCGCAGGAAGGGACGGGTGGGCTGCACACTGCGAGCAGGGGCCGTGGGGTATGATGCAGGTCTCTCTCTTGCTCTGATCATTTTTCTCTCCCTACCTTGAGCATCTTTCCTGATGCTTTGCTCAGGGTTTTTCTGCAGGCCTCGTGTTATGAGCAGAGGACACAGCCTGAGGGGAAGAACCTTGTGCTGCTGCTCGAAGGGATGCTCCAGACACAGCCCCgctcctgcagcctcccacCACCACTGGACCCCAAAGCTCTGCCAAAGGGACCAAATCCAGCTCATTACACACCTTCCAACCCGTACAGAGGTGACAGGCACCGTATCATACCCCAGGAACCTGGGTAAGGCCACTTTTCctgtcctgcagccacagccacagtGGCAGCAGTGAGGACCAGAGGGACCAGCTGCTCACGTAGCCATTTCATCTAAAATTGCTTAAACTCAGCTCAGGCTGTCTTTTTAGTTGAACTGAACAGCGCAGAGAGGAGGTCTGGCACCAGTACATAAGGTAcaagtaaaaaagaaacatgtcCATGTTGAAGAGacaaatttgcttttccttttttccctgatttcctAAGAACATCCATGGCCGCTGATCTGCGCAGCACTGCCCTAATCCGGTGATATATTTTAATCCCATTACGTTGCCATGCTCTCGCTCACAGCCCGCCTGGACCAGGAGGAACAGATGTTTCCTAATTGGCACTTGTGCTGCCCAGGGGTTTCCAGCAGGGACAATATTCCTTTGACACTGACAGCgagtccctgctgctggctttACAGCCTCAAAGGATTTCACGGCTGCTCCTGTTCCACTGCCCCACCTCGAGCTGCTGTTCTCCATCCCGTGGCACCGGCAGTGACCCCGGCCGGGTGCGTGAGCTCGGTGGAGGGGTCACGCCGTCACCGGTGACCATTGCTGAGGGTTAATTGCCGGCTGTGGCGGGACAAGGAAGCAATCAGGGCTGCCCTGGCCTCTCGCCCGGAGGGAAAGgcaacatttgcttttttccgTGTATTTGGGGAAAGGCATCGGATTCGAAGCCCCGTCCCAAGCACCAGGGCGGCTGCGGCCGCTGTGCCGGGGGCTGCCCAGCTCCTCACCCTCACCGCGGCTGACTCGTTATTTCCAGCGCATCCCTTTGGCTTTTCATCTTATtgaagtgttttggttttggccTGTTCCACCATCGAGGGCCAGTGGTGATGTGTGGGGCCGCAGCGTCGCTGTCCTGGCCGCCTGTAATCCCCTGATCCACGTTAATCCCATTATGTCTCCACGCGGCTGTTTCCAATTCTGGCCTTTGAAGAAGTGATGTTTCTTAATTAGCTTTCAACTGGACGGGATTTCTTTTACTGTCTGAAAGGAGCTGTAGAGCtttcattccttcctttttctccctcgTTGCACTGATGTTaggaacaaaaacaaagagcagaaagcaaatggGAGCCTGGCATTCCGGAAGAGAGCATCCATCAGCCCCGGCCGCAGAGCCCAGGGACCACGAGGGGATCATTTGTTTTACCAGTTGCTGGAcagggctggtgctgcctctgcccaTAACCCAGAGCTCTCCCCCGCTGCCCTGCACGGCCCCTGTGAGGTGGACGAACCCACACTCTGGGCTGGCACTGGCCCAGCGATGCCAGAGGGTCCTGAGCCAGCGCCCAGCAGCCACCAGTCCCGGCTGATTCCCTTTCCACTGCTAATCCTGGGGTTTGGCTGCAGCATTCACAGcccaaaatggaaaattttcttgACCCTCCCCACTCCCCATTCACATCTGAATATTAAAACTGGTGGCTATAAGCAGAGGTTCTGCTCGTGGCACGGTGCCAGTTCCTGGtgctcccccccagcccctccatcctccctcagCCACCAGCAGAGACCCACCGCCCAGCAGGTCCTCCCCGCCCAGCAGAGCCGCTCACTTGCAGCACctgctttttctccccagatgTTTTCTCTAATCAGAAAAGAGGGAAACGAGGTGCAGCAGCAATGGGGAGCTCAGCATCCTGCTcggccctgctcctgcctgttcCCGGGGACAGCCGAAGCTTGGTGTCCCCCGCTGAAGCTCCTCTCTCCCCGGATATTTCACTCCTGCCTCAGCTCTTGCATTAATCAGAGCAGAGATTAGTTTTCAACATGCCAAAGCTGAGCATCGATAAATCACAATTCTGCCCTGAAAACCACAAGGCTTTAATAATACATGCTGGGTTCCTGcttggttttccttccttccttaaGCCTTTagtgtttgtgtctgtgtctgtgtgtgaagGCACAAACAGGAGGCTGGAGGCTCAATTtaatgtaaagaagaaaaaaattgaagctCAGAATCTCATGTAATCACGTGGCTCCAGAAGCTGGAGGATTAAACATAACAATaatttccacattaaaaaatcCATGAAACCCGCAGTAAAGCCCTCACAGCTGGCAGGGCACATTCAGTACACAAAGTAACCAGGCTGCAGGTGAGATCGAGCTGCTCCCACTGTGCCTAAGAATAagcatttcatattttttacaACTGTTGATTTTTAGCCCACGATTCCCCAACCTGGGGTGTCTCTAGGTGGGATTTCCCGGGCTGCTGCcggcaaaagcaaagcaaagccagTGGAAATCCACATCTTCATCTCTTCATTGCCTTTGCCTCCTCCTTGCCAGCCAGCCCACCCTGCGTGAGCCACGGTCCCCACCGAGGCACCTTCCAAGGACAGACAACGGGTGATGCTGAAGTTGGAtaagaaaacaggaaggaaaaggcacCTCAATCTCGGATGTGATTTAGCCAGGGTTGGCATTATTTTTACCCTCACATTAATTACTCCATGGCAAATCGCTGCTCTTCCCCTGCAGGCAGGCCCTCGCTCTGCTGGGGATTCACCTGCCGTgggtcccgggggtcccacTGCCCGACCCAGCCACCGTGGGTAGGGGAGGAACAGGCCATCCGGGAGGCTGGAACCAGCACGGCCAGTGGCGATGAGGTCTGAGCCTCCCCATCCTATTTGCTGGGTGAAAAAATCCTTTCACTAGCCTGGAGAACAGCTTTAGCTCTGCCGACTACTGGCACGGCGGCAAAACCACCCACCCGCCACAGCGCCATGGGACCGCCGAAATATCACAGCCCCGGCGCCGGCAGCGAGGGGCgatgggcagggggagggaggggacagggacaccggctgggggggccgggggctcCGAGCTGCTGAGGCGGGGTAGCAGCGAACCAgatggcagctctgcagcgtgCGTGGGATGGAGGCGATCTTCTGcttttgaataaaattaaaaaaaaaaaataaaaaaaatcttccagtaTATTTTCCCCAGAGCCAGGGACGGAAAAaccctcctctgcagagctaAAGCTGCCTCGAGGTGACCCGAGGGCACCCACCTGGGTGCACCCAGCCACCAGATGAGGAatttctccccccccctccccccgaCAGGTCCCATatgagctgctctgggcttATTCACATTTTCCACTTCTGCTTTCAGTACTtttcccccaggaccccccactCTGCTCACAGCCGGGCTCCGTTTTCCCGCAGAGACTGCCCTGGTCCCCGGCtgccaggttggacggggcttggggcaacctggactagtggaagatggccctgcccatggcaggcgGTGGAACGAGACGAGCTTTAAAGTCCCCTCCAATCCAAACCCATCTGGAATTCCATGGCTGGGAATCTGTGATtcctgggggggtccctgctccccacctcGCTGCTGGTTTCCGCAGTTTGCTTCCCCAGAAGCCGCCGTTTCCCACCAACACGCAGCCTCAGGCAGAGCTCTCCCCTCAGCAGCACCGCGGGGAGTCTGTCGCTGCTGCCGCGAAAACCCCGTTTTTCAGCATAAATGTTCACGTCTGCGATGATCCTGAATTCCCCCTGTGGAAGGAAAGGCACAGCTTTCGGCAGGGAAGCGGCGCGGCGGCTGCCAAAGCCCGCCTCGCCGAGGAGCTGACATTTCACAGCAGCGTTTGGCGAGTGGTGAACTGGGCTGGTCGCCCGCGGGCTCGCTCATCCGGAGCACGGGGACGCTGGAATGCGGAGGTTTAAGGGAGCAAACCCCCCCTCCGCCGGGGCGGCTGGGCGTGGGAGCTGTTGAGGGTGATGATGTGCATCTGTGACTCCCTCGGGTTCCcagttttgctggttttcacACCAAAGCAGCGGAACGAGGCGCTGCGGTGCACGAGAGAGGAGAGCGGCAGGAGGCACGGAATGCCCGGGGTGCCCCGGTCAGGTTTCCATCACCTGTGCAGCCCCGGCCCCCTCTTGCCCACACACAGCTGCAGTGACACACAGCGGCTGCCACGGCCACATCCTGCTGCCGGAGGGGACCGAGCCCGGCCACCTCCGCCACCACCTCCGGCACCTGCCCCTGCCACCTCACGGAGCCCCCGGCCAAGCAAGTGCGGCTGCCTTCCTCCACTTCCTTTGCTCGACTTAAGACACGATAATTAAATCATCCTTTAGCTCCGTGACTGCTAAATTAAAGCATTATTCCTAATTAAAGCTTCCAGTGCCTAATAACTAAAGCAATTATTTGGCTCGGAGGTGCTCTGACCGAGAGGGCAAACGCTCCCCCTCGCAGCCGTCGTGGCATCCTCCCAGTCACCGCGGTGCTCCTTGGACACCTTTGCCGGCCGCAGCAGGATGCGACCCCCACCCCTGGCTGTGCACCCCGGGACAGGGCTGAGTCCCGGAGCCACCGCGCGGGGGCCAGACCCCCAGGTCTGCAGGGGGCGAGCAGCTCCCGTCCCTCCCGCTGAGCCCCAGGTCACCTCCCTCTCCCCGGGCGCTTTGGTGGGCCGGCAGCGCCGGTGGCACTGAGAGCATCGAGGGTGCGGCGACGggtccccctccccacccaggAGCACGGGGTCAGGAAAGGCACCGCAACACCGGgggtccctctgcagccccGGGAATgaaggggcagagctgggacttTGAAATTCCAAGCTTTATTGAGTTGCTTCGGCAGCGCGTGCATCACACGGGGGGAGGCGGGAGGCGAGGCCGCGGGGGCACAGCGGCGGCCGGGGGAACGCTTGGTCCGCTCCCCGCGCCCCGGCACGGGCCGGGGGCTCTAGTTGGTGGGGTGGTAAGCGCCACGCTGGTGCCACTGCATGTCCCGGATGCGCCTGACCGACTGGATCTGGGGGTGCTGAGCGCCGAAATCTGAGCTGTCCTTGTAGTCCCCCTTTTCAAACAGGTACTGGTAGCCCCGGTAGCCAGGGTACTGGTATCCCACCCACCTGCCAAGGCAAGCAggggggtcacacacacactgaacaTTGCCCGGCACGGCACGGCcggggctgtccagccctggcatcGCCCGGGACCCCCGTCCCCCCCGGGCCCGGTACTCACGTGCCGCTCTGCACCCGCACGGATGAGACCTTCTCCTGGTAGCCGTGTGCGTGGAAGCTGGGCACATCGTCGTCTATGATTTCGATCTTCTTGCCCGTGAAGCTGGGGTTTTCGTACAGCACGATCTTGTGCTCCTGGCTGTCCTGCAGCCGGGAGAGCAGAGACGGGGGTCAGCGGCTGCCGGCCCCCGGGACTGGGCAGGgggggcagagcccagggctaTGGGGAAACCGAGGCCAGGGCCGGCACCATGTGCCGCCGCTCCCACCGATGCCGGGGGTGCTCCGCATCCCTCCATCCAGCTCAGAGAGCCGGCGCCTGCGCGGGCACTGCCAGACTTACCAGCAGACGTCCTCCGCTCTGGGGTCACCTGCCAGTGCCCCCGTCCCCGCGCCCCCTCCGACCCCCCCACGGCTCCCCGGGCCCCGAGGGCTGGGGCGAGGGTGCGCAGGAGGGGGTGCCCCTCCGCCCGCGGGGCTGGGGAGGGCGGGAGAAGGCTGGGGAAGACTTCTGGCTGCAGACCTTGGTCTGGCGGGTGGGTAGTGGCTGTCTGGGTGCTCTCACCACTTTGATGGGTCTCAGGGAAGTGATGCTGTCGCTTCTCCGGCTGTTGGTCCAGGAGTCCCAGCGGGGGTACTCCCCCTTCTCAAACACAAACTGCTCCCCTTTGCAGCTTGCCTGCTCGTAGCCCACCCAGCTGGAAGAGATCAGGGGACGCGCTTCAGATGGGGCAGCGGGGCGGGGATCGGCACCTGGCACCGACCCCGGCGAGCGCCCCGGGGCTGAGCCCCCAGCCACGTCCCCTGATCCCTGTTGGAAACGGAAAGGAGCACCGCGGTGCCCGGGAGGTGCCAggggggagcaggcagggctgtgatgtctccagccatcccgCATGTCTCTGCTGGCAGCGGAACTACAGGACTTTCCGGAGTGGATGTTCCGATGTGGTGGCCACCCATCCATGGTCTCTGGGGACCCACAGAAGAACGGGATCACCCACGTGTTCCAGATGGGGCTGGGCTCCTACCAgggtgctctgcagctgccctgtTGTACCTGGGAGCAGTGCTGCCggctgcagggcacaggcagggaacCCCCCAGGTGCTTTCCAGGGGTTCCCCCTTGCCCAAAGCCCATGGTCTGGGGAGCACATGCAGGTTTAGCAGGTGGGGAGAGGGCACCGAGGGTGTGCCAGTCTCGCCTGTCCCTGTACCCGAAGGAAAGGAAACCAAGCTGGGGGTAACATCACGATCTCTGCCTGTGCCCACACTTATCTGATCCCCCTGCcactgagcagggctgggggataCCAGCCTGTCCAGGGGACTCTGTCACCCACTGTCACCCTCTGCTCACCTACTGGCACTGGGTACACACTGGGGTGAGCAGCTCAGTGATGTTTGCCACATGAAACCCTGGGTACGACgcaggtgccagcagcagggagacccctcctcccccagcccctgcctccctcccacaTCCCCCCGTGGTCCCCAGCCCCCCACACGTACGGTCCGGAGTGCACCAGGATGGAGCCCACTTTGTCCACGCCGGCTTCCTTCAGGTTGGGGCAGGCCCCGCTGAGCTCATGGCAGCGGCCCTGGAAGTTCTCCTGCTCGAAGATGGCAATCTGGAAGAAAGCAGCACCTCAGAGAAGGGGTCACCCCCACCCTTGCCACCGCTGCAGGGGGCACACACTTTCTCAGGCCACCAGGTCAGCACGTCTGCTGCAGCCCAGACATCGCACTGCCCCCCCAAACTGCATTCCAGAGGCTTTTAAGGAGCCTGCAAGCACAAGCACATGCTCCCATCCTTCTGAGGATGCAGCTTGCACTCCTGAATGTCCACGAGTCCCTGCTGGCACCATCCCAGTGCCCCGgtgcctgtggcagagggatGCCCGTGGTCACACTGAGGGATCCAGGCTGTGGCTGGAGAACCACGGCTACTGGTGGGACAGAGTGAGCCAGACACCCGGAACACACTGGGATGGCTCAAGGGCAGCCCCAGCGCCGCCAGCTCAGCACAGATCTCAGGGGTCAGCGGGCAGGGGGGCAGATCTGCTGCATCTGCGGGGGGGGATCAACAGTTGATCCATTCCCACTCACTCCACCTGCACTGGGGCTGTGAGATGACAGAAAAatcccattccccatcccctaGTCCCACAGCAAACAGCTCAGCACCTCAGCCAGACACACTTGGCACCAGCCAGgagtgctgggggtgctggcgAGGGGCATATTCGTGGCTGCTCAGCTGCTTCCAGGGGTGTTCCAGGGGATGGTTTGGGCCCCCAGTGAGGGGGCTGGGAAGTCTCACACTGACCTTGGAGCTGGCTTGCTGCTGCTTGGAGGCTGGCATTTGGTGCTCGGAAGCCATCATCAGCTGGGTTGTCTGCTGCCTTGGGAGGGAAACTCTGCAGGTTAAAATCTGTCACTGGGGAGGCACCAGGAActgtgctcagagccccatgTCCGTGCCCTGCAGTTCGCCCAGGGAGGAGGGGTGTTGGGGCCAGGGCTCATGGCAGGATGGGCTCAGGCTGGGGTTGCCAGGGACAGTCCCTGCTTAGGGATGCTCAgcaccccaaacctccccaggcTCGTGGCAGAGCCCAGGCAATAGTCCTTGGGAGTTGCCCAAGGTCTCCAGCCCAGAGGAGTGCAGGGAACTGTGAGCCCACGGCATTCCCAAGTCATTCCCAGAagagcccagctcctgcagtcgAGGCTTTTCCCGCTGTCCCTGCCCAGTGACCAGCTGAGAGCCCCTGTCCCACACGGGTGCCTGAAGGGGTGACAGGGACAAGCACTGGGGCTCCCTACACCAAACCTGGCCCAGGTCTGCAGGACCCTTTGCTGagccctcctggctctgcttggCACTGTCATTCCTTAGAAGGACCCTTGTCCTCAAGCCCAATGGGACACTCAGGATCTGAGCAGCTCCAGAACTGGTGAAAACGGCTCACTCCCGACAAAAAGAAACGGAGCCGCGGCTGGGTGGTGACATCCTGATATCCTGCTTTGGGCTGCAGGGACGGGACTGTCCCCCGGCTCAGCCCCTGCGTGCCTGCACCCCGCGGGCTCCGGGAAGGGACCCCGGCCCTGGGAGTCGGGAGGAGGCCACGGCAAAAGAGAGGACAATAAATAGCAAAGTCTTACCAGTTATACCAGTACCCGCTTGAGCCAGTGACGGGCTGGGGCCGGGAGGTGGAATTTATACCGAGCTGCAGCAGAGTGGTGCCAAAACTATTTACAAAATAGTTAAAGCCTGATTCAAAGCGAGAATGCTGGATTAAACCCCAATGAAAACCAGGGTCAGCTGATCCGCCGCAGCCTTTGTCTGCCCGAGCACCAAGCCCGAGTTATTTCATTACCTGTCACATTCGAGTCACCCGCTTTGTCGGGTTGGTGGCGAGGAGATTTGGAGTTTGCATGCATCAGCCGAACGCGTGCCAAGAGCCGGGGCGGCCCTGGCCAACAAAGCGCCCGCCAGCCCCGCTCCAGGCGCTCCGGGGCCAGAGACTTGATCCCCCGACagccgccccgccgccggggccgctcAACCTGCTGAGCTCGGCTCTTTCCATGCGCGATAAAACGCGCCTCAAAGCCCTGGTGAACGTCTGGCTTTGCCCGTCTCCGGCCCCGGGAGGGGAGCGGCCGTGCCAGCGCCCGTGCCAGCGCAGAGGGAGCcggtggggctgggggcaccgCGGGAGCCCCTTCCCGACACCGACCCTTcgggggtgggcaggggcaggagctggcccTGGTGGCACGATGCCCAGACAGCACCCTCAGCCCGAGTGTGGGGACTCCTCCTCTCTTATCTCCCACCCTCTTGGGGTCCCTGGGAAACACCCCAGCCCCACggggcagtgggagcagcagcacggGGGCCCCTCTCTCACATCAGAGCAAAGCCAAGGTCAGcgaggggctcagcctgggacACATCCCcatgcccaggctgtgcccagggtgGGCGGCAGAGCCGAGGCTGAGCTGAGGGGTCGAGGACAGCAGTGAAGCCCCTCCTCTGGCGTCTCGACACCGGCCGACCCGGGAGGCCcctcggggctgggggctgacGGTGGCTGCAGCAAAGGGGTTTCACTGTATGGGGGGTACCCCAGCTGTCAGACTCCCTGGGTGCTgtgcagcacccacagccccctctCATCCCCCAGAAGAGTTAGATCCCCCCGTGTCAACCCAGCAAGTGTCACACAGCGTTAACAGATTCCGGATCCATTCCCTCCTCCACAC
This window contains:
- the CRYBB2 gene encoding beta-crystallin B2 isoform X2; the protein is MASEHQMPASKQQQASSKIAIFEQENFQGRCHELSGACPNLKEAGVDKVGSILVHSGPWVGYEQASCKGEQFVFEKGEYPRWDSWTNSRRSDSITSLRPIKVDSQEHKIVLYENPSFTGKKIEIIDDDVPSFHAHGYQEKVSSVRVQSGTWVGYQYPGYRGYQYLFEKGDYKDSSDFGAQHPQIQSVRRIRDMQWHQRGAYHPTN
- the CRYBB2 gene encoding beta-crystallin B2 isoform X1 — its product is MMASEHQMPASKQQQASSKIAIFEQENFQGRCHELSGACPNLKEAGVDKVGSILVHSGPWVGYEQASCKGEQFVFEKGEYPRWDSWTNSRRSDSITSLRPIKVVRAPRQPLPTRQTKDSQEHKIVLYENPSFTGKKIEIIDDDVPSFHAHGYQEKVSSVRVQSGTWVGYQYPGYRGYQYLFEKGDYKDSSDFGAQHPQIQSVRRIRDMQWHQRGAYHPTN